A DNA window from Negativicoccus succinicivorans contains the following coding sequences:
- a CDS encoding transposon-encoded TnpW family protein, which translates to MEEEKRKIQVPPHKQLIMDIGKTKYTVNLHFKQGTGETYKDKILKLIKRETEKI; encoded by the coding sequence ATGGAAGAAGAAAAAAGAAAAATACAAGTACCACCACATAAACAGTTGATAATGGATATTGGAAAGACAAAATATACTGTAAACCTACATTTTAAGCAAGGTACAGGGGAAACATACAAGGATAAAATACTAAAGCTAATCAAGAGAGAAACAGAGAAGATATAA
- a CDS encoding site-specific integrase: protein MDNTPISYRENVGNLYENCDWIIGGLFGRGYNKRHYSSRKFQKLLKDAKIMRHIRFHDLRHTHATLLLLAGINPKIIQERLGHASIDMTLDTYSHLTLANQGVAVTALDSIIAPSDT from the coding sequence ATGGACAATACGCCGATCTCATACAGAGAAAACGTAGGAAATCTTTATGAGAATTGTGATTGGATCATAGGCGGTCTATTTGGACGCGGCTATAACAAAAGGCACTACAGTTCAAGAAAATTCCAAAAACTTTTAAAAGATGCCAAAATCATGCGTCATATTCGCTTTCATGACCTAAGGCATACTCATGCAACACTACTATTATTAGCCGGAATAAACCCCAAAATCATTCAAGAAAGGTTAGGTCATGCCAGTATTGACATGACCTTAGACACCTATTCACATTTAACACTGGCAAATCAAGGTGTTGCCGTAACTGCGCTTGATTCGATTATCGCTCCAAGCGATACTTGA